In Hemitrygon akajei chromosome 9, sHemAka1.3, whole genome shotgun sequence, the following are encoded in one genomic region:
- the LOC140732740 gene encoding immunoglobulin lambda-1 light chain-like has translation MTKWVLVLAAFVSCLFTANAEMTLTPQSPSVSATPGRTVKITCTMSGGSIGSYYESWYMQKPGSAPVFVWYGSSTRGSGIPDRFTGSTDSSSNQMHLTITNAQREDAADYYCGVRYKSSPYTFTFGRGTKLNFNSPRKPAVSVLRPSAEEVHGQGTATLVCLVSGFNPAAVNIEWTVDGSTRRNGVETSRIQQDADNTFSASSYLTLPASDWNSHELYSCVVKHETQATPFQTNIARSSCM, from the exons ATGACTAAATGGGTCCTGGTTCTTGCCGCGTTTGTGTCCTGTTTGTTCA CTGCAAACGCGGAGATGACTTTGACTCCTCAGTCTCCGTCCGTATCGGCGACTCCGGGTAGAACCGTGAAAATCACTTGTACCATGTCAGGGGGCAGCATCGGCAGCTACTACGAGAGCTGGTACATGCAGAAACCGGGCAGCGCCCCAGTTTTTGTGTGGTATGGAAGCTCCACGAGAGGATCGGGAATTCCAGATCGATTCACGGGTTCCACAGACTCATCGAGCAACCAAATGCATTTAACCATCACCAACGCTCAAAGGGAGGACGCCGCCGATTATTACTGTGGTGTCCGGTATAAGAGTAGCCCGTACACATTCACCTTTGGGAGAGGAACCAAACTGAATTTCAACA GTCCGCGAAAACCCGCCGTATCCGTCCTCCGACCGTCTGCGGAAGAAGTTCATGGACAAGGCACCGCCACCCTGGTGTGTTTAGTGAGCGGGTTTAATCCGGCCGCTGTGAATATCGAGTGGACTGTGGACGGCAGTACGAGAAGGAATGGCGTTGAAACCAGCCGGATCCAGCAGGACGCGGACAACACGTTCAGTGCGAGCAGTTACCTGACTCTGCCAGCCTCAGACTGGAACTCACACGAGCTTTACTCCTGCGTGGTTAAACACGAGACTCAGGCAACCCCATTTCAAACAAACATCGCGCGATCCAGCTGTATGTAA